In Helicobacter pylori, a single genomic region encodes these proteins:
- a CDS encoding cation:proton antiporter: MHAEFFTFALIMLLIVIAPYMSRISRLPITVVEILFGSVGAYVGFIEPTKGFEIMSEIGFLFLMFLCGLEVEIYLFKKLGVSLLKRIFAYLLILYTLSFILTFSLNLEPIFMVIFPIISLGMIMTLVKDYRKEILWLDLVLKVGVIGELLSIFGLVVVDGVYSHGLGMDLIKDLGILIVFLILIIVAFQIFKTLFWWFPHLKLFVMPKSSQFNQDVRFSLMLFFSLVAIVVWLKIEMVLGAFLAGLVVSTFFPHKSELIHKLNDVGFGFFVPLFFIHVGSTLDLKLVFLNPHLILQGILIVIAMLSLHLITSTLLWRKYFKEAKHLFSFALGASMPLTFLVTTAAVGLKAQAISQNTYYALLMAAIFEGVLFTIAIKILNKKA, encoded by the coding sequence ATGCATGCAGAATTTTTCACTTTCGCGCTCATTATGCTTTTAATCGTAATAGCTCCCTATATGTCTAGAATCTCTCGTTTGCCCATCACGGTCGTGGAGATTTTATTTGGATCTGTTGGGGCGTATGTGGGTTTTATTGAGCCTACTAAGGGCTTTGAAATCATGTCCGAAATTGGCTTTTTATTTTTAATGTTTTTATGCGGTTTGGAAGTGGAGATTTATTTGTTTAAAAAATTAGGGGTTTCTCTTTTAAAACGCATTTTTGCTTATCTGTTGATTTTATACACGCTTTCATTCATCCTCACTTTTAGCCTTAATTTAGAGCCTATTTTTATGGTGATTTTCCCTATTATCAGTTTGGGCATGATCATGACTTTAGTCAAAGATTATCGTAAAGAGATTTTGTGGCTTGATTTGGTTTTGAAAGTGGGCGTTATTGGGGAATTGTTAAGCATTTTTGGTTTGGTGGTCGTGGATGGGGTGTATTCGCATGGTTTGGGCATGGATTTGATTAAAGATTTAGGCATTCTCATTGTTTTTTTAATCTTAATTATCGTGGCGTTTCAAATCTTTAAGACTTTGTTTTGGTGGTTCCCGCATTTAAAGCTTTTTGTGATGCCTAAAAGCAGTCAGTTCAACCAAGATGTGCGTTTTTCGCTCATGCTCTTTTTTTCACTGGTTGCGATCGTGGTGTGGCTCAAAATAGAAATGGTTTTAGGGGCGTTTTTGGCGGGGTTAGTCGTTTCTACTTTTTTCCCTCATAAATCAGAGCTGATCCACAAGCTCAATGATGTGGGTTTTGGGTTTTTTGTGCCTTTGTTTTTCATCCATGTAGGCTCTACTTTAGACTTAAAATTAGTGTTTTTAAACCCGCATTTGATCCTTCAAGGGATATTGATTGTCATAGCGATGTTGAGTTTGCACTTGATCACTTCAACCTTATTGTGGCGCAAATACTTTAAAGAAGCCAAGCATTTATTTTCATTCGCCTTAGGGGCTTCTATGCCTTTAACTTTTTTAGTAACCACCGCAGCAGTGGGTTTAAAAGCGCAAGCGATCTCGCAAAACACCTACTACGCATTGCTTATGGCGGCTATTTTTGAAGGGGTATTATTCACGATTGCGATCAAAATACTCAACAAAAAAGCTTAA
- the deoD gene encoding purine-nucleoside phosphorylase, producing the protein MTPHINAKIGDFYSQCLLCGDPLRVSYIAKKFLQDAKEITNVRNMLGFSGKYKGKGISLMGHGMGIASCTIYVTELIKTYQVKELLRIGTCGAISPKVGLKDIIMAIGASTDSKTNRVRFLNHDLSATPDFELSLRAYQTAKRLGIDLKVGNVFSSDFFYSFETHAFDLMAQYNHLAIEMEAAGLYATAMELNAKALCLCSVSDHLITKEALSPKERVESFDNMIILALEMMG; encoded by the coding sequence ATGACCCCTCACATCAACGCTAAAATCGGCGACTTTTATTCTCAATGCCTTTTATGTGGCGATCCCTTAAGGGTGAGCTACATTGCGAAAAAATTTTTACAAGACGCCAAAGAGATCACGAATGTGCGTAACATGCTAGGCTTTAGCGGGAAGTATAAGGGTAAGGGGATTTCTTTAATGGGGCATGGCATGGGCATTGCGTCATGCACGATTTATGTAACCGAACTCATTAAAACCTATCAGGTTAAAGAGCTTTTAAGGATTGGCACTTGCGGGGCGATTAGCCCAAAAGTTGGCCTGAAAGACATTATCATGGCAATTGGAGCTTCAACGGATTCTAAAACCAATCGGGTGCGTTTTTTGAACCACGATTTGAGCGCAACGCCTGATTTTGAATTGAGTTTAAGAGCGTATCAAACAGCAAAGCGTTTGGGTATTGATTTGAAAGTGGGCAATGTTTTTTCAAGCGATTTTTTCTATTCTTTTGAAACGCATGCCTTTGATTTGATGGCCCAATACAACCATTTGGCTATTGAAATGGAAGCGGCAGGGTTATACGCCACGGCGATGGAACTAAACGCTAAGGCTTTATGCTTATGCTCAGTTTCAGATCATTTAATCACTAAAGAAGCCTTAAGCCCTAAAGAAAGGGTAGAAAGCTTTGATAACATGATAATTTTGGCTTTGGAGATGATGGGCTAA
- a CDS encoding NupC/NupG family nucleoside CNT transporter, which produces MIFSSLFSVVGMAVLFLIAWVFSGNKRAINYRTIVSAFVIQVALGALALYVPLGREMLQGLASGIQSVISYGYEGVRFLFGNLAPNAKGDQGIGGFIFAINVLAIIIFFASLISLLYYLKIMPLVINLIGGALQKCLGTSKAESMSAAANIFVAHTEAPLVIKPYLKSMSDSEIFAVMCVGMASVAGPVLAGYASMGIPLPYLIAASFMSAPGGLLFAKIIYPQNEAISSHADVSVEKHVNAIEAIANGASTGLNLALHVGAMLLAFVGMLALINGLLGVIGGFLGMEHLSLGLILGTLLKPLAFMLGIPWSQAGIAGEIIGIKIALNEFVGYMQLLPYLGDNPPLILSEKTKAIITFALCGFANLSSVAMLIGGLGSLVPKKKDLIIRLALKAVLVGTLSNFMSATIAGLFIGLNAH; this is translated from the coding sequence ATGATTTTTAGCTCTCTTTTTAGTGTTGTAGGGATGGCGGTGCTTTTTCTTATTGCTTGGGTGTTTTCTGGCAATAAAAGGGCTATAAATTATCGCACGATTGTCAGCGCCTTTGTGATTCAAGTGGCTTTGGGGGCGTTGGCTTTATATGTGCCTTTGGGTAGGGAAATGCTGCAAGGCTTAGCTAGCGGCATACAAAGCGTGATTTCTTACGGCTATGAGGGGGTGCGTTTCTTGTTTGGCAATCTCGCTCCAAACGCTAAGGGCGATCAAGGGATAGGAGGCTTTATCTTTGCGATCAATGTTTTAGCGATCATTATCTTTTTTGCTAGCTTGATTTCACTTCTATACTATTTAAAAATCATGCCTTTAGTCATCAACCTCATCGGTGGGGCGTTGCAAAAATGCTTAGGCACTTCTAAAGCAGAAAGCATGAGCGCAGCGGCTAATATTTTTGTGGCGCACACCGAAGCGCCCTTAGTCATTAAACCTTATTTGAAAAGCATGAGCGATTCAGAGATTTTTGCGGTCATGTGCGTGGGCATGGCTAGCGTTGCGGGGCCTGTGTTAGCCGGGTATGCGAGCATGGGCATTCCTTTGCCTTATTTAATCGCCGCATCGTTTATGTCCGCTCCTGGGGGGTTGTTGTTCGCTAAGATCATTTACCCGCAAAACGAAGCCATTTCTAGCCATGCAGATGTTTCTGTAGAAAAGCATGTCAATGCCATAGAAGCTATCGCTAATGGGGCAAGTACAGGGCTAAATTTAGCCTTGCATGTGGGAGCGATGCTTTTAGCCTTTGTGGGAATGCTCGCGCTCATTAACGGGCTTTTAGGGGTTATAGGGGGGTTTTTAGGCATGGAGCATTTGTCTTTAGGGTTGATTTTAGGCACGCTCTTAAAACCCTTAGCCTTTATGCTAGGCATTCCGTGGAGTCAGGCCGGGATTGCCGGAGAAATCATAGGAATTAAAATCGCGCTCAATGAATTTGTGGGCTATATGCAATTATTGCCTTATTTGGGCGATAACCCTCCTTTAATCTTGAGCGAGAAAACTAAAGCGATCATCACTTTTGCGTTGTGCGGGTTTGCCAACTTAAGTTCAGTCGCTATGCTCATTGGGGGGCTTGGTAGTTTAGTGCCTAAAAAGAAGGATCTCATTATAAGGCTTGCTTTAAAAGCGGTGCTTGTAGGCACGCTTTCTAATTTCATGAGCGCGACTATCGCCGGGTTATTCATAGGACTAAACGCTCATTAA
- a CDS encoding tRNA 2-thiocytidine(32) synthetase TtcA, giving the protein MAYEISKKVLHIVGKTNATYKLIEEGDKILLGLSGGKDSIMLACILARMQKHAPFKFDFKAVTVHYGLGEDLKWLSDLCQEQGIEHEIIYTQIAATINEKRREKSSFCSFCSRLRRGTLYSKALEEGYNKVAIAHHLDDAVESFFMNFTYNGSLRSMPPIYRAENGLLVIRPLIKVREASSIHFVTSQNIPVAPDCNCPAKQPTSDKPPIARLATKNFLKEMQNLHPRFFDSLENAFNNVQANSFSDSKYLDA; this is encoded by the coding sequence ATGGCCTATGAAATTTCTAAAAAAGTCTTGCACATTGTAGGCAAGACCAACGCCACTTACAAACTCATAGAAGAAGGCGATAAAATCTTATTAGGATTGAGTGGGGGCAAGGATTCTATCATGCTCGCTTGCATCTTAGCCAGGATGCAAAAACATGCCCCTTTCAAATTTGATTTTAAAGCGGTTACCGTGCATTATGGTTTGGGTGAAGATTTAAAATGGTTGAGCGATTTGTGCCAAGAGCAAGGTATTGAGCATGAGATCATTTACACCCAAATCGCTGCCACGATCAACGAAAAACGCCGTGAAAAAAGCTCGTTTTGTTCGTTTTGTTCTCGTTTGAGGAGAGGGACTTTGTATTCTAAAGCTTTAGAAGAAGGCTATAATAAAGTCGCTATCGCGCACCATTTAGACGATGCGGTGGAGAGCTTTTTTATGAATTTCACTTATAACGGGAGTTTAAGGAGCATGCCCCCCATTTATAGGGCTGAAAACGGCTTGTTGGTGATCCGCCCTTTGATTAAAGTGCGAGAAGCCAGCAGCATTCATTTTGTCACTTCTCAAAATATTCCGGTTGCTCCTGATTGCAATTGCCCGGCCAAACAGCCCACCTCTGATAAGCCCCCTATCGCGCGATTAGCCACCAAAAATTTCTTAAAAGAAATGCAAAACTTGCACCCTCGTTTCTTTGACAGCTTAGAAAACGCATTCAACAATGTTCAAGCGAACAGCTTTAGCGATTCTAAATATTTAGACGCTTAA
- a CDS encoding phosphopentomutase: MQKRVVILLLDSFGIGASEDAKDFGDLGANTLGNIAKACFNNLADSNDRNGALKLPYLESLGLGLSALKAANELPLGFQSQPNLIGAYTYAQELSRAKDTISGHWEMMGAPVLFEWGYFKDKTHSFPKEILDEIARKTKIKGYLGNCHASGTEIIKDLGEKHLETLYPIFYTSADSVFQIAAHEEKFGLDHLYALCEEAFQILEPLKIARVIARPFIGANREDFKRTANRKDYAIKPHKKLLFETFIEEKQGEVISIGKIADIYAHVGITQKFKAGSLMELCDVTLEQVKNAKNNSLIFTNFVHFDSDYGHRRDISGYANALEYFDMRLKEVLDNLRENDLLILCADHGCDPSFKGTDHTREYIPVLFYHKDLQPAFLGKSESFADIGQSIAHFLGLSPLDYGKNLLKFKGQPYDPSHQR, encoded by the coding sequence ATGCAAAAAAGAGTGGTAATCTTATTATTGGATTCTTTTGGTATAGGGGCTAGCGAAGACGCTAAAGATTTTGGCGATTTGGGGGCGAACACTTTAGGCAATATCGCTAAGGCTTGTTTTAATAACTTGGCTGATTCTAACGATCGCAATGGGGCTTTGAAACTGCCTTATTTAGAGAGTTTGGGTTTAGGTTTGAGCGCTTTAAAAGCTGCAAATGAATTGCCCTTAGGCTTTCAATCCCAACCTAATTTAATAGGGGCTTACACTTATGCGCAAGAACTTTCTAGAGCTAAGGATACGATTTCTGGACATTGGGAGATGATGGGCGCGCCCGTTCTTTTTGAGTGGGGGTATTTTAAAGACAAAACCCATTCGTTTCCTAAAGAGATTTTAGATGAAATTGCGCGTAAAACTAAGATTAAGGGCTATTTAGGGAATTGCCACGCATCAGGGACAGAAATCATTAAAGATTTAGGCGAAAAACATTTAGAAACCTTATACCCCATTTTTTACACTTCAGCGGATTCGGTGTTTCAAATCGCTGCGCATGAAGAAAAGTTTGGGCTTGATCATTTATACGCTCTTTGTGAAGAAGCGTTTCAAATTCTAGAGCCTTTAAAGATCGCCAGAGTGATCGCACGCCCCTTTATTGGTGCCAATAGAGAGGATTTCAAGCGCACCGCTAATCGCAAAGACTATGCGATAAAGCCCCATAAAAAATTGCTTTTTGAAACATTCATTGAAGAAAAGCAGGGTGAAGTCATTAGCATTGGAAAAATCGCTGATATTTACGCTCATGTGGGGATCACTCAAAAGTTCAAAGCCGGTAGTTTGATGGAGCTATGCGATGTTACTTTAGAGCAAGTCAAAAACGCTAAAAACAACAGCTTGATTTTTACGAATTTTGTGCATTTTGATAGCGATTATGGGCATAGGCGCGATATTAGCGGGTATGCTAACGCTTTAGAGTATTTTGATATGCGCTTAAAAGAGGTTTTAGACAATTTAAGGGAAAACGATTTGCTCATTCTTTGCGCCGATCATGGGTGCGATCCTAGCTTTAAAGGTACCGATCACACACGAGAATACATTCCTGTTTTGTTCTATCATAAAGATTTACAGCCAGCCTTTTTAGGCAAGAGCGAGTCGTTTGCGGATATTGGGCAAAGCATTGCCCACTTTTTGGGATTAAGCCCCCTAGATTATGGCAAAAACTTACTAAAATTTAAAGGACAACCATATGACCCCTCACATCAACGCTAA
- a CDS encoding MATE family efflux transporter, with protein MLKKKIDLHKDSIRKLFFYYFIPLAFSMISLSTYSMIDGMFVGKKLGKEAIAAVNIAWPIFPGLIAYELLFGFGAASIVGYFLGQNKTHRARLVFSSVFYFVAISAFILSMALLPFSETIARFFGSNDALLSMSKRYIEIILMGAVFMVLHPLADVFVVNDKRPILAMVAMLIGSLANIFFNYWFIFVLEVGVQGSAIATVIGHAIGVLVLMQHFWFKKGQLYFIKRFSLSSVISSAKSGVPQSTAEFSASIMILLFNTAIMHTAGERFVSMYGIVMYNAIIFFTTLFAISQGIQPIASFSYGARNLERVKEVFVFGLKAAFCIGVVFYGVYYFLDEFLIKLYLQPSEQDPLFMQETKRAMNIYYVGYVFLGMTLLCAVFFQSIQRTKSSFIITLSHTLGFIVILLPILSHFYGINGVWVTYPIAQFLAFLVALGVTYYEIKKGVFTTYKEKSPIALKT; from the coding sequence ATGCTCAAAAAAAAGATTGATTTGCATAAAGATTCGATAAGAAAGCTCTTTTTTTATTATTTTATCCCTTTAGCTTTTTCTATGATTTCACTTTCCACTTATTCTATGATAGATGGCATGTTTGTGGGCAAGAAACTGGGTAAAGAAGCGATCGCTGCGGTCAATATCGCATGGCCTATTTTTCCAGGGCTTATTGCGTATGAATTGCTTTTTGGTTTTGGGGCAGCGAGTATTGTGGGGTATTTTTTGGGTCAAAATAAAACCCATAGGGCTAGGCTTGTGTTTAGCAGCGTGTTTTATTTTGTCGCTATAAGCGCCTTTATTTTGAGCATGGCGTTATTGCCTTTTAGCGAAACTATCGCGCGTTTTTTTGGGAGCAATGACGCTTTATTGAGCATGTCCAAACGCTACATTGAAATCATTTTAATGGGCGCGGTTTTTATGGTTTTGCACCCTTTAGCGGATGTTTTTGTGGTGAATGACAAACGCCCCATTTTAGCGATGGTAGCGATGCTGATTGGCTCGTTAGCGAATATCTTTTTCAACTATTGGTTTATTTTTGTTTTGGAAGTGGGGGTTCAAGGCAGCGCGATAGCCACCGTGATAGGGCATGCGATAGGGGTTTTAGTCTTAATGCAGCATTTTTGGTTTAAAAAAGGGCAATTGTATTTTATCAAACGATTTTCTTTATCTTCAGTCATTTCTTCAGCTAAAAGCGGCGTGCCTCAAAGCACGGCAGAATTTAGCGCTTCTATTATGATTTTATTGTTTAATACTGCTATCATGCACACGGCTGGGGAAAGGTTTGTGAGCATGTATGGGATCGTTATGTATAATGCGATTATCTTTTTTACGACTTTGTTTGCGATTTCTCAAGGCATCCAACCGATCGCGAGCTTTAGCTATGGGGCTAGAAATTTAGAGCGCGTGAAAGAGGTGTTTGTTTTTGGTTTGAAAGCGGCGTTTTGTATAGGGGTTGTTTTCTATGGCGTTTATTATTTCTTAGATGAATTTTTAATCAAGCTTTATTTGCAGCCAAGCGAACAAGACCCCCTTTTTATGCAAGAGACTAAAAGAGCGATGAATATTTATTATGTGGGCTATGTTTTTTTAGGCATGACTTTGTTGTGCGCGGTGTTTTTCCAATCTATTCAACGCACTAAAAGTTCGTTTATCATCACCCTTTCGCACACGCTGGGGTTTATCGTTATTTTATTGCCGATTTTAAGTCATTTCTATGGGATTAATGGCGTTTGGGTAACTTACCCTATTGCTCAATTTTTAGCGTTTTTAGTAGCGTTAGGGGTAACTTATTACGAAATCAAAAAAGGGGTTTTTACCACTTATAAAGAGAAAAGCCCTATCGCTTTGAAAACTTAA
- a CDS encoding outer membrane protein — MKKTKKTILLSLTLAASLLHAEDNGVFLSVGYQIGEAVQKVKNANKVQKLSDAYENLNKLLANHSHSNPEAINANSATAINQAIGNLNKSAQTLVDKTDNSPAYQATLLALKSTVGLWNSIAYAVICGGYTDKPNHNTTEIFYNQPGQNSNSITCGETVGLLQAGKNSHLSIEQFATLNKAYQIIQAALKQGLPALSDTKKTMEVTIKTATNAKNINVNNDNNNAADATISITDTYINDAQNLLTQAQTIINTLQDNCPMLKGKSSSSNGGTNGANTPSWQTSANQNSCSVFGTEFSAISDMISNAQNIVQETQQLNTAPLKSIAQPNNFNLNSPNSIALAQSMLKNAQSQAAVLKLANQVGSDFNRISTGVLKNYIEECSANASSESVSNTTWGKGCAGVKNTLASLESSNASFSSQTPQINQVQTLANAIVQELGHNPFKRVGIISSQTNNGAMNGLGVQVGYKQFFGEKKRWGLRYYGFFDYNHAYIKSNFFNSASDVWTYGVGSDLLFNFINDKNTNFLGKNNQISFGLFGGIALAGTSWLNSQFVNLKTISNVYSAKVNTANFQFLFNLGLRTNLARPKKKDSHHAAQHGMELGVKIPTINTNYYSFLDTKLEYRRLYSVYLNYVFAY, encoded by the coding sequence ATGAAAAAAACGAAAAAAACGATTCTGCTTTCTCTAACTCTTGCGGCGTCATTGCTCCATGCTGAAGACAACGGCGTTTTTTTAAGCGTGGGTTATCAAATCGGTGAAGCGGTTCAAAAAGTGAAAAACGCCAACAAGGTGCAAAAACTTTCAGACGCTTATGAAAACTTAAACAAGCTTTTAGCTAATCACAGCCATTCCAATCCAGAAGCGATTAACGCAAACAGCGCCACAGCGATCAATCAAGCGATTGGCAATTTAAACAAAAGCGCGCAAACTTTAGTTGATAAAACAGACAATTCCCCTGCCTATCAAGCCACGCTTTTAGCGCTAAAATCCACGGTGGGGTTATGGAATAGCATAGCTTATGCAGTCATATGCGGAGGCTATACGGATAAACCCAATCACAACACCACAGAAATTTTTTACAACCAACCAGGACAAAATTCAAATTCGATCACTTGCGGTGAGACTGTGGGGTTACTTCAAGCAGGCAAAAATTCTCATCTGTCCATTGAACAATTTGCAACGCTCAATAAAGCGTATCAAATTATCCAAGCCGCTTTGAAACAAGGTCTCCCTGCTTTAAGCGATACAAAAAAAACAATGGAAGTAACCATTAAAACAGCAACCAACGCTAAAAACATTAATGTCAATAATGACAATAATAATGCTGCTGATGCTACAATCAGCATAACTGACACTTATATTAACGATGCGCAAAATCTTTTAACCCAAGCGCAAACCATCATCAACACCCTTCAAGACAATTGCCCGATGTTGAAAGGGAAGTCTAGTAGTAGTAATGGTGGAACTAATGGTGCAAACACCCCTTCATGGCAAACAAGCGCTAACCAAAATTCGTGCAGCGTTTTTGGCACGGAATTTAGCGCTATTTCAGACATGATTAGTAACGCTCAAAACATCGTTCAAGAAACCCAACAGCTTAATACTGCCCCACTAAAAAGCATCGCGCAACCCAATAACTTTAACCTTAACTCCCCTAATAGTATCGCTTTGGCTCAAAGCATGCTCAAAAACGCTCAATCTCAAGCAGCGGTTTTAAAACTAGCCAATCAAGTGGGGAGCGATTTCAATAGAATTTCTACAGGAGTTCTTAAAAATTATATAGAAGAATGCAGCGCGAATGCTTCAAGTGAAAGCGTTTCTAATACCACTTGGGGGAAAGGTTGCGCGGGCGTGAAAAACACTCTAGCTTCGCTAGAAAGTAGCAACGCTTCTTTTTCTAGCCAAACGCCTCAAATCAATCAAGTGCAAACCCTAGCCAACGCTATTGTTCAAGAACTCGGTCATAACCCTTTCAAACGGGTGGGCATCATTAGCTCTCAAACCAATAACGGGGCGATGAATGGCCTTGGGGTGCAAGTGGGCTATAAGCAATTTTTTGGAGAAAAGAAAAGATGGGGGTTAAGGTATTATGGTTTCTTTGATTACAACCACGCTTATATCAAATCCAATTTCTTTAACTCGGCTTCTGATGTATGGACTTATGGGGTGGGTAGCGATTTATTGTTTAATTTCATCAATGATAAAAACACCAACTTTTTAGGCAAGAATAACCAGATTTCTTTTGGGCTTTTTGGAGGCATCGCCTTAGCAGGGACTTCATGGCTTAATTCTCAATTTGTGAATTTAAAAACCATCAGTAATGTCTATAGCGCTAAAGTGAATACGGCTAACTTCCAATTTTTATTCAATTTAGGCTTGAGAACCAATCTCGCTAGACCTAAGAAAAAAGATAGCCATCATGCGGCTCAACATGGCATGGAATTGGGCGTGAAGATCCCTACCATTAACACGAATTATTATTCTTTTCTAGACACTAAACTAGAATACCGAAGGCTTTATAGCGTGTACCTCAATTATGTGTTTGCTTATTAA